A region of the Dehalococcoidia bacterium genome:
TGCCCCGGCTCTCCTTCACGAACTGGATGAGGTCCTCCACCGTCTGCTGCTGTCCCACCGCCGAGCCGATGTTGGAGCGCTCGATGTCCAGGGTGCGCACAGCCATGTACCATCCCTGGTTCTCCTCACCCACCAGGTTCTTGGCGGGGATGCGCACGTTCTCGAAGAACACCTGGTTGAACTCATGGGTGCCGGCCATGTTGTAGAGGGGGCGCACTGTGACGCCCGGATATGGGTTCCCCTTCTCGTCCCTCATGGGAACGATGAAGTAGCTCAGCCCCTTGTGCTTGGGGACGTTGGGGTCGGTGCGGGCCAGCAGCAGCATGTAATGGGCCAGATGGGCCAGGGTGGTCCAGATCTTCTGGCCGTTGATGACATACTCGTCACCGTCCCGCACCGCTGTGGTCTGCAGGCTGGCCAGGTCGGAGCCGGCGTTGGGCTCCGAGAACCCCTGGCACCAGATGTGCTCGCCCGAAAGGATCCGGGGCAGGTACGTCTTCTTCTGCTCCTCGCTGCCGAACAAGATGAGGGTGGGCCCGACTACAGCCACCGCCAGCCCGCCGATGAACAGAGGGGAGGGAGCCCGCAGACGGGCCGTCTCCAGGTTATATATGAATTGCTGCATGATGGTCATGCCCGCCCCGCCGTACTCCTTGGGCCAGGCAGGGGCGATCCAGCCCTTCTCAGCCAGCTTGCGCCGCCACTGCACCAGGGCCGGCAGCTGGTCGAAGAAGCTCACCCCCGAGCCACGCAGCTCCTTGGGACACTCCCGCTCGATAAACTCTCGCACCTCCTGCCGAAAGGCCTCCTCTTCGGGGGTGAAACGAAAGTCCATGGCTACCTCCCCTAGCGTATGCTAACCGCCATTACTATACCCCCGTGGGAGCCTCACGTCAACGTCACCCCTATCTAGCCTTCCTCCCGGACCTGGGGCTCCTCCAAGACGATGCCCCCTTCCTCGTCGGTGCGCAGCTGGGCCTGGAGCCTCTCGCCCAGCACCCCGTACCATTGGCCGCCCAGATAGTGGAGGGGGCGGTAGGGGCGCTCCCCCACCAGCCAGGTCTCGTCGAAGGCCTCCCGCTCGGCCTGCACGGCCACCACCCGCCCCACGAAGAAGGTGTGGTCGCCCAGGCGCAAGGCA
Encoded here:
- a CDS encoding acyl-CoA dehydrogenase family protein gives rise to the protein MDFRFTPEEEAFRQEVREFIERECPKELRGSGVSFFDQLPALVQWRRKLAEKGWIAPAWPKEYGGAGMTIMQQFIYNLETARLRAPSPLFIGGLAVAVVGPTLILFGSEEQKKTYLPRILSGEHIWCQGFSEPNAGSDLASLQTTAVRDGDEYVINGQKIWTTLAHLAHYMLLLARTDPNVPKHKGLSYFIVPMRDEKGNPYPGVTVRPLYNMAGTHEFNQVFFENVRIPAKNLVGEENQGWYMAVRTLDIERSNIGSAVGQQQTVEDLIQFVKESRGTGQERASLLPSLRYELAERYLETEVSMLLSYRVVTLQNRGIIPNYEASAVKLYSMELNQRIANTGMKVLGLYGQLSRSSKWSPLRGRVEFMYLRSVANTIEGGTSEIQRNVIATRGLGLPRGD